From one Candidatus Eisenbacteria bacterium genomic stretch:
- a CDS encoding plasmid pRiA4b ORF-3 family protein translates to MKTAVLGDEITMEKSSSQNDSAVIGRIFQFKIILDGIKPPIWRRIQVSERITLHTLHIVIQNVMGWEDRHLYEFNHEGARFTAIEVDSEEESLAANTESIRLKDLHLKKGATISYVYDFGDYWSHEIILEEFPSIDPAQAYPVCISGARACPPEDCGGLPGYEELLEALSHPKHPEHEEMKRRLHRKFNPELFETEKVNQELRNEFTPGV, encoded by the coding sequence ATGAAAACGGCAGTCCTGGGAGATGAAATCACGATGGAGAAGAGCTCTTCCCAAAATGATTCCGCTGTGATCGGCAGGATCTTTCAGTTCAAGATCATATTGGATGGAATCAAGCCGCCGATATGGCGCAGAATTCAGGTATCGGAGAGGATAACCCTCCACACCCTGCATATCGTTATTCAAAACGTTATGGGATGGGAAGACAGGCACCTCTATGAATTCAATCACGAGGGCGCCCGTTTCACGGCTATCGAGGTCGATTCCGAAGAGGAGTCCTTGGCGGCCAACACGGAGTCGATCCGTCTAAAGGATCTTCATTTAAAAAAAGGAGCCACAATCTCATATGTCTATGATTTTGGTGATTATTGGAGTCATGAAATCATCCTCGAGGAATTCCCTTCAATAGATCCAGCACAGGCTTATCCCGTCTGTATTTCCGGCGCCCGGGCTTGTCCGCCGGAAGATTGTGGAGGGTTGCCGGGATATGAAGAACTCCTCGAGGCGCTCAGTCATCCCAAACATCCCGAACATGAAGAGATGAAGAGAAGGCTTCATCGGAAATTCAATCCCGAACTGTTTGAAACCGAGAAGGTCAATCAGGAATTGAGGAATGAATTTACGCCGGGTGTATAA
- a CDS encoding efflux RND transporter periplasmic adaptor subunit, producing MLKPRVVVVLCLFLGLCLMTPSFMGCGGDKTSETNGTDSTQASSEAEADTTGDSESLQKKEKEITVDAGEVRRAEMVIPIYADGVIRTPRFVEIRTKVGGELIKMLVQDGDRVRAGQLIGKIDQREYSINLDESRYSRFKALSSIAAESDTFTVNKQALQEFIRAREELDNQFNNKQISQEEYRVRRFELEVEALQKGAFRQEVFEQRTGLAEARLAEERATLNLENTEIRAPFDGVVQGLSVVLGEIVSAGTPICTIYNNDRLEAVANVLEADLGNLVEGRPALLVIPATGDTLQTRIAVISPNLDEASRTCEVIIRFDNIGGRLRPGMFVRAQIAGWIHPDKLMVPKEAILLRDNRPLVFKVMEDRAQWLYVDTGLENDSWVEILKVHSGGSLAPGDRVVVSDHLTLAHEARIKIRKTRPPKDRWDFAIGMTEQPSK from the coding sequence ATGTTGAAACCCCGGGTTGTCGTTGTACTCTGTCTGTTTTTGGGGCTGTGTCTGATGACCCCCTCTTTTATGGGATGTGGGGGCGATAAGACGTCTGAAACCAACGGAACAGATAGCACGCAGGCTTCAAGCGAGGCGGAGGCCGACACGACCGGTGACAGCGAATCGCTGCAAAAAAAGGAAAAGGAAATCACCGTCGATGCGGGGGAGGTCCGGCGGGCTGAAATGGTCATACCGATCTATGCCGACGGTGTGATACGAACCCCCCGTTTTGTTGAGATTCGGACCAAAGTCGGCGGCGAATTGATCAAAATGCTCGTTCAAGATGGAGATCGCGTCAGAGCAGGCCAGCTCATCGGCAAGATTGATCAGCGCGAGTACTCAATCAATCTAGATGAAAGCCGCTACAGCCGGTTTAAGGCCCTATCCTCAATTGCGGCGGAATCGGATACTTTTACAGTCAACAAACAGGCCCTCCAGGAATTCATTCGAGCAAGGGAAGAACTCGATAATCAATTCAACAACAAACAAATTTCCCAGGAGGAGTACCGCGTCCGCCGTTTTGAGCTTGAGGTCGAGGCTCTTCAAAAGGGTGCTTTCCGGCAGGAAGTCTTTGAACAGAGGACAGGTTTGGCCGAGGCGCGGCTTGCGGAGGAACGGGCAACGTTGAATCTTGAAAACACAGAGATACGCGCCCCCTTCGACGGCGTGGTGCAAGGTCTATCCGTCGTTCTCGGTGAAATCGTAAGTGCCGGGACGCCCATATGTACAATTTATAACAATGATCGCTTGGAGGCTGTCGCGAATGTTCTCGAGGCCGATCTGGGCAATCTTGTCGAGGGGCGGCCGGCATTGCTTGTTATTCCAGCGACGGGAGACACTCTGCAGACTCGAATCGCCGTCATCAGCCCCAATCTCGATGAGGCGAGCCGCACCTGCGAAGTGATTATACGATTTGATAACATCGGGGGCCGGCTCCGGCCCGGGATGTTTGTCAGGGCGCAAATCGCCGGCTGGATTCATCCCGACAAATTAATGGTCCCAAAGGAAGCCATACTGCTTCGGGACAATCGCCCCCTGGTCTTCAAGGTCATGGAGGATCGGGCTCAATGGCTCTATGTCGATACCGGTCTGGAAAACGACAGCTGGGTCGAAATCCTCAAAGTCCATAGTGGTGGTTCACTCGCACCCGGCGACCGCGTTGTCGTCAGTGATCATTTGACCCTCGCGCATGAGGCCAGAATCAAAATCCGCAAGACAAGACCGCCCAAAGACCGGTGGGATTTTGCGATCGGCATGACGGAGCAACCCTCAAAATGA
- a CDS encoding efflux RND transporter permease subunit, translated as MIKAAVNRPVAILMLFIGLVLIGFLSLRRLPVDLLPSINYPNLTVITNYEDTPADDLTRLVTQPLEEVITGLAGVRRVISKTREGVSTITVQYEWGTEMDFANLHLREAIDRVSYNEDFPDDADRPLILRWDPSARPIAILVLSGDGALARMTDFARDVVKPAIEQIQGISQAEVIGGAEREILVRPNFEKLRLYGITMEDIRRALQISNVSFPGGRIRRGPLHLPLRILGEFENLEEIGETEIPTAGPGVTIGDVAEVVDTTKEPEGMTLISTHEVVSLHLYKEVGANTIKSTEEVDKILGIVKDEYPDFEYQFVYRDADFVKESFRGLRDSLLYGALLAFFVLFFFLMDVRSPIVVGLAIPVSVFATFAFLYFAKVNLNLMSLGGLSLAAGMLVDNSIVVLENINRHIKDRKPGVSLTEIAIRGTQEVASPVIAATLTTVAVFFPVIYVPGIAGEFFRDQALTVTISLLISIFAALLLQPMLSARILSDQIAQPRGFFKASDVMFRRLMNIYHTALVWVLSHKRGFLVVLILCMIVSGWIGVQMRKTFLPERNRGDFTIALELSAGSPLEQTEVIAEEIAGFLSNMKEVDTVYSQVGVTERTLAALKEYTAANTARIRVLLHPRRDSRQEMESVKERLKEYLEGLGGVLYVFRDEGIGLREILASGETAFTLGIVADDPSDALNMAEGLLPRLRRVEGLTDVEMDRVLGNPTVEVSIDREKVLRFGLEPDVLARELRARIQGVVATTYNEVEQRIDIAVRLPLDQRRDLDEVLASPVSVAEGKTVPIGSFILLSEDRPVREVVRHNQRRQITISGDVSGRRLSQIWEDVHLIINSLSVPSGVSFISGGEQEEINRSFRDLGWALLLSGLLVYMILAAQFESLLDPLIISAVLPIGVMGAVLTLFLSGHSINVISLIGLIALLGISVNDAIVKVATIRRLREDGMPGREAILEASRLRFRPILMTTLTTVLAMVPMAIGIGTGEQIQRPLAITIIGGLSLATILTLFLTPVAYEGLHQRIDRAYDKSTAGSKGKEK; from the coding sequence ATGATTAAAGCAGCGGTAAATCGTCCGGTAGCCATTCTGATGCTATTTATCGGCTTGGTCCTTATCGGTTTCCTTTCCCTCCGACGACTTCCGGTTGATCTCCTCCCATCAATCAATTATCCCAATCTCACGGTCATCACGAATTATGAGGATACCCCCGCTGATGATTTGACGCGGTTGGTGACCCAGCCCCTCGAAGAGGTCATCACGGGTCTGGCCGGCGTGCGACGGGTCATTTCAAAAACGAGGGAAGGGGTTTCCACCATCACCGTGCAATACGAGTGGGGCACGGAGATGGATTTCGCCAACCTGCACCTGCGTGAAGCAATTGACCGCGTATCGTACAACGAAGATTTTCCGGATGACGCCGACCGCCCCTTGATCCTTCGATGGGATCCCAGCGCCAGACCGATCGCCATTCTCGTGCTTTCAGGAGATGGCGCCCTCGCCCGCATGACGGATTTCGCCCGCGATGTTGTTAAACCGGCTATCGAGCAGATACAGGGCATCAGCCAGGCCGAAGTGATCGGCGGGGCGGAGCGGGAAATTCTTGTCCGGCCCAATTTCGAAAAGCTGAGATTGTACGGTATCACGATGGAGGACATCCGGAGGGCCCTTCAGATTTCCAATGTGAGTTTTCCCGGCGGCCGGATACGCCGGGGACCCTTGCATCTCCCGCTGCGAATTCTGGGTGAATTTGAAAATTTGGAGGAGATCGGCGAAACGGAAATCCCGACGGCCGGCCCGGGCGTGACGATAGGTGATGTGGCTGAGGTGGTGGACACAACAAAAGAACCTGAGGGGATGACCTTGATCTCGACCCATGAGGTTGTATCCCTTCATCTCTACAAAGAAGTCGGCGCCAATACGATAAAGTCAACGGAGGAAGTGGATAAGATCCTTGGAATTGTAAAGGACGAGTATCCCGACTTTGAATATCAATTTGTCTATCGCGATGCGGACTTTGTGAAAGAATCATTCCGAGGGCTCCGGGATTCACTGCTCTATGGAGCGCTGCTGGCCTTCTTTGTGTTGTTTTTCTTTCTTATGGATGTTCGCAGCCCGATTGTTGTCGGATTGGCGATTCCTGTCTCGGTGTTCGCGACCTTCGCCTTTCTCTACTTTGCGAAGGTGAATCTGAATCTTATGTCATTGGGTGGATTGTCGTTGGCGGCTGGTATGCTTGTGGACAACTCAATTGTCGTACTGGAAAATATAAACCGGCATATCAAGGACCGGAAACCGGGTGTAAGCCTCACAGAGATCGCCATCAGGGGTACGCAAGAAGTCGCATCCCCCGTCATTGCCGCAACCCTGACAACGGTGGCCGTCTTTTTCCCCGTCATCTATGTTCCGGGAATCGCCGGGGAGTTCTTCAGGGATCAGGCGCTGACGGTCACCATCTCACTCCTTATTTCCATATTCGCCGCCTTGCTGCTGCAACCCATGCTGTCCGCCCGGATTTTATCCGACCAAATCGCACAGCCTCGGGGATTTTTTAAGGCGTCGGATGTGATGTTCCGAAGACTCATGAATATTTACCACACGGCTCTGGTCTGGGTTTTGTCTCATAAACGGGGTTTTCTTGTCGTATTGATTCTCTGTATGATTGTTTCCGGCTGGATCGGCGTTCAGATGCGCAAGACATTTTTGCCCGAGCGGAATCGCGGCGATTTTACAATAGCCCTTGAGCTTTCCGCTGGATCACCTTTGGAGCAGACTGAAGTCATTGCTGAGGAGATAGCCGGATTCCTCTCCAATATGAAAGAAGTTGATACGGTCTACTCACAGGTCGGGGTTACGGAACGGACATTGGCGGCGCTCAAGGAGTATACCGCCGCCAATACAGCCAGGATTCGTGTTTTGCTGCATCCGCGCCGGGACAGCCGCCAAGAGATGGAGAGCGTCAAGGAACGATTAAAGGAATATCTCGAAGGTTTGGGCGGCGTACTCTATGTCTTCCGCGATGAGGGTATCGGATTGCGCGAGATACTCGCCAGCGGGGAAACAGCGTTCACATTGGGGATTGTCGCCGATGATCCATCCGATGCATTGAATATGGCTGAGGGTCTTCTTCCCCGTCTCCGCCGGGTCGAGGGATTGACCGATGTGGAGATGGATCGGGTCCTGGGTAATCCTACCGTGGAGGTCTCGATCGATCGGGAGAAAGTTCTGCGGTTTGGATTGGAGCCGGATGTGCTGGCCCGTGAACTTCGAGCGCGAATTCAGGGTGTTGTCGCGACGACCTACAACGAGGTTGAGCAGAGAATTGATATCGCGGTGCGTTTGCCTTTGGATCAACGTCGCGATCTTGATGAGGTCTTGGCCTCGCCGGTGAGCGTAGCCGAAGGGAAGACGGTGCCGATCGGTTCTTTCATATTGTTGTCGGAAGATCGTCCGGTGCGGGAGGTTGTCCGTCACAACCAACGCCGGCAAATTACAATCAGCGGTGATGTCAGCGGCCGCCGGCTTTCGCAGATTTGGGAAGATGTGCATCTCATCATTAACAGCCTGAGTGTGCCGTCCGGCGTCAGTTTTATTTCGGGGGGTGAGCAGGAGGAAATCAACCGATCCTTCCGCGATCTGGGCTGGGCTTTGCTGTTGTCGGGTCTCTTGGTCTACATGATTTTGGCGGCGCAATTCGAATCGCTTCTTGACCCCCTGATTATTTCCGCGGTTCTTCCGATCGGCGTCATGGGGGCCGTTCTGACGCTCTTTCTCAGCGGGCATTCAATAAATGTCATTTCGCTTATCGGGTTGATCGCCCTGCTGGGTATCTCCGTCAACGACGCCATTGTCAAAGTCGCGACGATACGCAGGCTGCGTGAGGACGGGATGCCGGGCCGCGAGGCGATTCTTGAGGCAAGCCGGCTCAGGTTCCGGCCGATTCTCATGACGACCCTGACGACTGTCCTGGCGATGGTGCCCATGGCGATCGGTATCGGGACAGGAGAGCAGATACAGAGGCCTTTGGCCATAACCATCATCGGCGGTTTGAGTCTGGCGACCATCCTAACGCTTTTCCTGACACCCGTAGCGTACGAGGGATTGCATCAGCGGATAGACCGCGCCTATGACAAATCAACGGCCGGTTCGAAGGGTAAAGAAAAATAG
- a CDS encoding efflux RND transporter permease subunit has product MIRFFINHPVATWMLFAALMICGAYALPRLNIEAMPETELPSLTIHTRWNGASPSAVQRSITIPIEEAARKVHGIEELTSRSSPGRSQVTVSFRRDTNLEFARLEISEQLGAVRRNLPSTAGQPVIEPYVPEEFRTEDFFTFSLISTLTTNQLREEAEAWLVPRLLSIQGVADAEMQGGSRPLVKVLLDLELMERYNLTADGVYSRIEALDDILPAGAIRRSGLELSVSVKDSITLARLSRTTLRTIRGQPITLTHIAEITPSFEDPAYFVRINGKNVIQAVVAKRSGQNAVSVSRRLRSALPDIEKELPFPVTFEIDEDQGKALEGKLHELVYRSLIILGLLFVLLAIALRRVRLTAIVIFSILLAIVICLSLFYFFGISVNFITISGLTVCFGMLLDNSILVLDAIHRRLAGLTNGKNAREALVSGTREVAFPILATTLTTVVAFLSFIFLSGRLSLYYVPLAVSIGIAMLASIFVAFCWIPVALRNEAQKEIGKAGGPSPESESGGGRLLLRWCVGVLGLSVIGCVIFAILKDVGTLIDHWAWCAGILGVLFIVGAFVSYVEKITAFHLRFWWYPIVLMLGLFAGGYYIFRNEIHQGGFWRQGEEEQLGAYIERPVGTDVLLSSETMKLFEAELLPVPEGVHMKSWSWENRGYLEVKFEPELLRSEYPELFRNRLILLAEELGGMFIWIDGFGDPYLKGGRGGGLGNSRIKITGYNSKVLDQICDGAMTRLNQNRRVRNIRIASGDRFDRAAADESVIFIHRDRLVAYHLSVGEVLGYLRRLLGIETPWHMIVGGKDQRLMLSFSDAENIQYEQVIGKTMTTPNGEKVRLADLITLEMRPVIGSINREDQKYSRMLNWEYIGTDRMRQHYINDILDGIELPYGYTSEDVSGVRMTEEEEEQMRTVLILTLVFIFMTLAALFESVTLPMLVIISIPMALTGVVGLFWITDSTFDSSAKIGLVLLFGIVVNNAILLINRFRLQLRELVEEKGYGPDLVPAKNRLGAVDLWRLPAVERKELLRRAICDGTRIQLRSILLTSGTTIAGLLPLLIKITDTSEGKDIWENLALSSIGGLTSSTVLIISAIPAIYWVMSRFGWVVIRLWHRVRKKALPEAPSAEPEPDSVTG; this is encoded by the coding sequence ATGATACGGTTTTTTATCAACCATCCCGTCGCTACCTGGATGCTCTTCGCGGCGCTGATGATATGCGGCGCCTACGCATTGCCGCGCTTGAACATCGAAGCGATGCCGGAGACGGAATTGCCTTCATTGACCATACACACTCGATGGAACGGCGCCTCCCCCAGCGCCGTCCAGCGATCCATTACGATTCCGATAGAAGAAGCGGCCCGCAAGGTGCATGGTATCGAGGAACTCACCTCAAGGTCATCTCCCGGCCGCAGCCAGGTTACGGTATCTTTTAGACGTGATACAAATTTGGAATTCGCCCGGCTTGAAATTTCAGAACAACTCGGTGCTGTGCGCCGCAACCTACCATCGACAGCAGGGCAGCCGGTCATTGAACCCTACGTTCCAGAAGAGTTTCGAACCGAGGATTTCTTCACTTTCAGTCTGATATCAACGCTCACAACGAATCAGTTGAGGGAGGAAGCCGAGGCTTGGCTTGTTCCCCGCCTCTTGTCGATTCAGGGCGTGGCCGATGCAGAGATGCAGGGCGGTTCCCGGCCGCTTGTAAAGGTGCTTCTCGATTTGGAGCTGATGGAACGCTATAATCTGACGGCAGATGGAGTGTACAGCCGGATCGAGGCGCTCGATGATATTCTTCCGGCCGGAGCGATAAGGCGCTCGGGGCTGGAGCTCAGTGTCAGTGTTAAAGATTCAATCACACTGGCGCGACTCAGCCGGACCACCTTGCGCACCATCCGCGGCCAGCCGATCACCCTGACCCACATAGCTGAGATAACGCCGAGTTTCGAGGATCCGGCTTATTTTGTGCGCATCAACGGCAAGAATGTTATACAGGCGGTTGTCGCAAAGCGGAGTGGACAAAACGCCGTGAGTGTGAGCCGGCGTCTAAGAAGTGCGTTGCCCGATATCGAAAAGGAGCTGCCCTTTCCCGTGACCTTCGAGATCGATGAGGATCAAGGAAAGGCACTGGAGGGCAAGCTTCATGAGCTGGTCTATCGGTCATTGATTATTTTGGGGCTGCTCTTTGTCCTGCTGGCGATAGCCCTTCGCCGAGTTCGTTTGACGGCAATCGTCATCTTCTCGATTCTTCTCGCTATTGTGATTTGCCTCTCGCTCTTCTACTTCTTCGGCATCTCTGTCAATTTCATCACCATCAGCGGATTGACGGTCTGTTTCGGCATGCTTCTGGACAACAGCATTTTGGTGCTGGACGCCATTCACCGGCGTCTCGCCGGACTGACCAACGGCAAGAATGCACGGGAGGCTCTGGTCAGCGGAACACGCGAGGTCGCGTTTCCAATACTCGCCACGACATTGACAACGGTCGTAGCGTTTCTTTCTTTTATTTTCCTATCCGGCCGGCTTTCCCTTTACTATGTACCCCTTGCCGTGAGCATCGGCATCGCGATGCTGGCGTCGATCTTTGTAGCCTTCTGCTGGATTCCTGTGGCTCTGAGGAATGAAGCTCAAAAAGAGATCGGCAAGGCGGGCGGCCCTTCTCCGGAGTCCGAGAGCGGCGGCGGACGTCTATTGTTGCGTTGGTGTGTCGGTGTGCTCGGTCTGTCGGTCATCGGCTGTGTGATTTTCGCGATCCTGAAAGATGTCGGAACGTTGATTGATCATTGGGCCTGGTGTGCCGGAATCCTCGGTGTTTTATTCATTGTCGGCGCCTTCGTCAGCTACGTGGAAAAAATCACCGCTTTTCACCTGCGGTTCTGGTGGTATCCCATTGTTTTGATGCTCGGTCTTTTTGCCGGGGGTTACTATATCTTTAGAAACGAAATCCATCAGGGCGGTTTCTGGCGGCAGGGCGAGGAAGAACAACTGGGTGCCTATATCGAGCGTCCGGTCGGCACGGATGTTCTTCTTTCTTCCGAAACCATGAAGTTGTTCGAGGCCGAGTTGCTTCCCGTGCCTGAAGGGGTGCACATGAAATCGTGGAGTTGGGAGAACCGCGGCTATCTGGAAGTTAAATTCGAGCCGGAACTCCTTCGGTCTGAATACCCCGAGCTGTTCCGTAACAGGCTGATCCTGCTCGCCGAGGAGCTGGGCGGCATGTTCATATGGATTGACGGGTTTGGAGATCCATATCTGAAAGGTGGTCGAGGGGGGGGGCTTGGCAATTCCCGGATCAAGATCACCGGGTATAACAGCAAGGTCCTGGATCAGATTTGTGACGGAGCCATGACGCGCTTGAATCAAAACCGCCGTGTGCGCAACATCCGGATTGCCAGCGGCGACCGGTTTGACCGGGCCGCCGCGGATGAATCGGTGATTTTCATTCACCGGGACCGCCTCGTCGCCTATCACCTCAGCGTTGGAGAAGTCCTGGGCTATCTGCGCCGGCTCCTCGGAATCGAGACTCCGTGGCACATGATCGTCGGCGGAAAAGATCAGCGGCTGATGCTGTCCTTCTCCGATGCCGAAAATATCCAATATGAGCAGGTTATCGGCAAAACGATGACGACACCGAACGGGGAAAAAGTCCGGCTGGCGGATCTCATTACCCTCGAAATGCGGCCCGTCATCGGATCGATCAACCGCGAAGATCAAAAATACTCGCGCATGCTCAATTGGGAATACATTGGAACAGATAGGATGCGGCAGCATTACATTAACGATATTCTCGATGGCATCGAGCTTCCTTATGGTTATACATCGGAAGATGTCTCCGGTGTCAGGATGACCGAGGAGGAAGAAGAGCAGATGCGGACGGTTCTAATATTGACGCTTGTCTTTATTTTTATGACGCTCGCGGCTCTCTTTGAAAGTGTTACACTGCCGATGCTTGTCATTATTTCGATACCGATGGCCCTCACGGGCGTGGTCGGGCTTTTCTGGATCACCGATTCTACATTTGACTCATCCGCAAAGATTGGTCTTGTCTTGCTTTTCGGCATCGTGGTCAACAATGCTATCCTGCTGATCAATCGATTCAGACTTCAGCTCCGCGAGTTGGTGGAAGAGAAAGGGTATGGTCCGGATCTGGTTCCCGCGAAAAACAGGCTTGGAGCCGTCGATCTATGGCGGCTGCCGGCCGTTGAGCGAAAAGAGCTGCTGCGCCGGGCCATCTGTGACGGCACGCGGATTCAACTGCGGTCAATCCTCCTAACAAGCGGCACCACCATTGCGGGTTTGCTGCCATTATTGATAAAGATCACTGATACGTCGGAAGGCAAAGATATTTGGGAAAATCTTGCGCTCTCCTCCATCGGTGGATTAACCAGCAGCACCGTCCTGATCATCAGTGCGATCCCCGCCATTTACTGGGTTATGTCCCGGTTTGGATGGGTCGTTATCCGGCTTTGGCACAGAGTCCGCAAAAAGGCACTTCCAGAGGCGCCATCGGCGGAACCTGAACCGGATTCGGTGACCGGGTAA
- a CDS encoding S9 family peptidase → MLRRIIFCGLLSILFLGIMGCATQTIDKEVRLIPMEDFFRNPQKARFQLSPDGAHLAFLMPWENRMNVHIQKIGSEEITRITEATARDIMGYAWANNSRIIFIQDTGGDENFRAYAVDIDGSNPKDLTPFENVRVSIVDELEDIDDEMLISMNRRNPRVFDVYRININTGDMALAAENPGNISLWLTDHEGKVRVATTSDGVNESILYRETESDPFHVAVTTNFKDTIAPLFFTFDNKNLYVRSNIDRDKSAIFSYDIANAKPLDLIYENPDVDVDYLMHSKARKVITAATYTTEKRHFHFLDDDRRELQETLEAKLPGYEVNVVSASKDETKVLVRTYSDKSIGAYYFYNRSSGDFQKLVDISPWLNEKEMGSMEPISYKSRDGLTIHGYLTIPSWKEPKNLPVVVYPHGGPHARDRWGFNPELQFLVNRGYAVLQMNFRGSTGYGKAFWTASFKQWGLTMQDDITDGVQYLIDQGIADPTRIGIYGTSYGGYAALAGLAFTPDLYACGVSMAGLSNLFTTLSSIPPYWELGRQMFYEMIGDPEKDKELLEGASPLFHADEIKAPLFVAQGVNDPRAKKAEADQIVEALKAKGIDVPYMLKDNEGHGFMNEENRFEFYRAMEEFLGKHLGGRVEPHK, encoded by the coding sequence ATGTTGCGAAGAATAATATTCTGCGGACTACTTAGTATCCTTTTCCTGGGGATCATGGGATGCGCGACCCAAACGATCGACAAAGAAGTCCGGCTGATTCCTATGGAGGATTTCTTCAGGAATCCTCAAAAGGCGCGTTTCCAACTTTCACCCGATGGGGCGCATCTCGCCTTTCTCATGCCCTGGGAAAACCGGATGAATGTACATATCCAGAAGATCGGATCTGAAGAGATAACACGCATCACCGAAGCCACGGCCCGCGACATCATGGGATATGCTTGGGCCAATAATTCCCGGATCATCTTCATACAGGATACCGGGGGAGATGAAAATTTCCGCGCCTATGCGGTGGATATCGACGGCTCAAATCCAAAAGACTTGACACCCTTTGAAAATGTCAGGGTGAGCATTGTCGACGAACTGGAAGATATCGATGATGAGATGCTCATCTCCATGAATCGCCGGAATCCCAGGGTCTTTGATGTATACCGGATAAACATCAATACGGGCGATATGGCCCTCGCCGCCGAAAACCCCGGCAATATCTCCTTATGGCTCACCGATCATGAAGGAAAGGTTCGAGTTGCAACGACCTCCGACGGCGTGAATGAGAGCATCCTTTACCGGGAGACAGAATCCGATCCATTCCATGTAGCCGTCACAACGAATTTCAAGGATACGATCGCCCCCCTCTTTTTTACCTTTGACAACAAGAATCTCTATGTGCGCTCCAATATCGACAGGGACAAGTCAGCCATCTTCAGCTACGACATTGCCAATGCAAAGCCTTTGGATCTCATCTATGAGAACCCGGATGTTGATGTCGACTACCTGATGCACTCCAAGGCGCGCAAGGTCATCACCGCCGCCACATATACTACCGAAAAACGCCATTTCCATTTTCTTGATGATGATCGGCGTGAACTGCAAGAGACGCTGGAAGCCAAGCTGCCCGGATACGAAGTCAATGTTGTAAGCGCGAGCAAAGACGAGACAAAGGTTCTGGTCCGGACCTACAGCGACAAATCAATCGGCGCCTACTACTTTTATAACCGCTCCTCAGGTGACTTTCAAAAGCTTGTCGATATAAGTCCGTGGCTTAATGAGAAGGAGATGGGTTCGATGGAACCTATCTCGTATAAGTCCCGCGACGGCCTGACGATTCACGGCTATCTGACAATTCCGAGCTGGAAAGAACCCAAAAACCTGCCGGTGGTTGTATATCCGCACGGCGGACCGCATGCCCGTGATCGGTGGGGATTCAATCCGGAACTGCAATTTTTAGTTAACCGCGGATATGCCGTACTTCAAATGAATTTCCGCGGATCCACGGGATATGGAAAAGCATTCTGGACCGCGAGTTTCAAACAGTGGGGCCTGACAATGCAGGACGATATCACCGACGGTGTCCAATATCTAATAGATCAAGGGATCGCGGATCCCACCCGGATCGGTATTTATGGCACATCCTACGGTGGATATGCCGCGCTCGCCGGTCTGGCCTTTACACCCGATCTTTATGCCTGCGGTGTCAGCATGGCCGGCTTGTCCAATCTCTTCACAACACTCAGTTCCATCCCACCTTATTGGGAACTGGGACGCCAAATGTTCTATGAGATGATCGGGGATCCCGAAAAAGACAAGGAGTTATTGGAAGGGGCCTCACCCCTTTTCCACGCCGATGAGATCAAAGCCCCTCTCTTTGTCGCGCAGGGGGTCAATGATCCGAGAGCAAAGAAGGCCGAGGCCGATCAGATTGTTGAAGCCCTCAAAGCCAAAGGCATCGATGTGCCATATATGCTAAAAGACAATGAAGGCCACGGCTTCATGAACGAGGAGAATCGATTCGAATTCTACCGGGCTATGGAGGAATTCCTCGGCAAACACCTTGGCGGCCGTGTGGAGCCGCACAAATAG